The following are encoded together in the Oryzias melastigma strain HK-1 linkage group LG17, ASM292280v2, whole genome shotgun sequence genome:
- the LOC112147563 gene encoding uncharacterized protein LOC112147563 isoform X2, with product MESKGGSWHSGLRLKYSVGADARLLHQECYTSQKLKSERDANLTYIMRADHEFHCTNTDPLNHQIHFRHEEGSSHLYTVLDVSYGKNWDDRNNKHIFFLNQSFKNQSSPNHTSYMVEFNLQVPEKNLICRIQLLHSHLMQLGSESRTHLKINYNNQIPLVAELHWKHLTKGFQQTKWEAIFNMDTPWVYVYTSHKLSQVRRHTLQLTSELMASKWLSIRNLKMKGFYRCRNKDKEVRLLLYTPATTYLQVGVQSAVRKWPVEASVSLSSLWTLPLRGNISLEMSKFIRALHISASYGKQNISFAAALDSVNKKLRKRQMTLSMSSSKPRSPTTEVALKVSVEEIRRDQKMYQKTAVLQLRQPFQSFPQDLLLQNTFTADLHKDHYILETKATFNNTDILHTLTLEYKPSNLSLCSGLFHPFSPDIIPSNSTVCIAISSNQTHKDISGIFQVKNKERLTFSGEFQEKHLPLNYQALKVKATFTQQLELQLPSSALMEGDMCWGIKDNDEFDYRTRGRLRVERQECQLFVQINGTSDRVDLHSSLSHPFKSKIPKALQVKASADISVPGKMNSSVHMSVNGKDRVILDCLMSHSVLEGTRNAGLELNFTQSVLPMVTNLFANISANLSLESIFLCGSFSYGPRTLLAQVKRSLKTSRSLRLSLSADLRHSMPSRSILPTNLDGAVGQSHSFTEGVSVSSSALLEWTLDVDRLLVLAELQAGPEHLKIQFLRTRTDHVTPRWHFSFKLLQHVKALLQRGLMSSFQADAHFQFAAQQLDTGLVLLMENERTANILFKVEAKNKTIIWVVSLWQQMKLLQGLIPTSSQLNCSGDTTEKRLSTQCFGSVEGHHVEAQFSVQGSLPEVQSRARLSVAGLEVLTSGLNVSRAEGYLAALLFYSPSAFNGTKTQHKVGTVLTSQFEGPLKSASIDVTSPDWRLQMTGDIGGWGLHAGIQEARFTLRHSVHGENSPSLQVEAWGKVTESQVRCSMVVNPELSSSLAFVIQGHRVPHSQELVIKVVNKVPKVMAYLPCRFSFRSQLNQTQSSTEALLEVSTGRRRLWALGELEVIRGGFRQTVEVKHSCPQLKPLPRTITFQTLYKTKDWNYHLQQAAVWGKQEFSLFGLYAAPPESKLENQTLEVHIRGLSLLTNLDVKMERSLHGRLDSVLLGWMRRGQLKQVRALRTWSHSEERNETKVELEQPFSPAPGQLSLQSLSCSSQREQHSSHQTHLSWEGVVPLNVSLSLDKQWGADTSRGQVCAGMSAQKMSTVKGCVTLSQEGNSYSQNVELKWDNKSVMQSATYQKDLQGVHSLQVHVDLDRVLLGSCPSQTFTVKVQTNLEDHLEHTVLLGWCPPQPVLSWSGSHGITSGVGRPYQSSFTFALFNSSSVLGADVPRFTEMGNWSLRWEGGVLSQPLGSGLQIQVVLDHREKIWLNWTLEGQCLQTSAGYMSGPGLSEDLTISMCVEAQRSLIINVKTQDDTSEPLGHLFLGEADRKLVLRMSGSMDSLRAAEERLHYGSSHIRQKLREQIKTLQHLLAEFKTQFRDSELLQELSSRPLQISQRATVLLEQGSGGLLALWHRSSLRHSLTDTIPRLINLLQHFFLLGQQELKRPLATLAGVYHDVKGQRLEEMWSEAVLSWINKMEDLLAVLRENHQPRAFSPAGVALIRAVLDVAGQNTYSWIENRLATALSGVRKQLASLYKVSPRECAVTVAMPIPHLASSKLSESGPIRILLEEWLLRPLQAFSSMRPTAVLYRLKRKIMESPFIHQALLVANQFVVTFDGHVFELPGSCLLLLAQDSRLIHPSFTLLISADPESLLLIHTNNHTIHIHRNGQVKVDCSKSVTRSFYSDDGLTVMRGSNTIQVSSQNGASVSCDVGLEVCSFTLDGRLHGASTGLFGTNDNEAGNDFPLRNGSQAKSMEDFFHSWELRPKCGKAPKISAVLTSPVSCDSLFSSPSSPLSACFRVVNPGPFLLVCESGSFEAPCRLASAFVHLCKRNYIPLEVPFQCIKT from the exons ATGGAGTCAAAGGGGGGATCATGGCACTCTGGGCTCAGACTGAAATACAGTGTGGGAG CTGACGCCAGGCTTCTGCACCAGGAATGCTACACGTCGCAGAAACTGAAAAGCGAAAGAGATGCAAACCTCACATACATCATGAGGGCTGATCATGAATTCCACTGCACCAATACTGATCCCCTTAACCACCAG ATCCACTTCAGGCATGAAGAAGGATCCAGCCACCTTTATACAGTCCTGGATGTAAGCTATGGCAAAAACTGGGATGATAGGAACAACAAACACATATTCTTCCTGAACCAGTCCTTCAAGAACCAGTCCAGTCCAAACCACACCAGTTACATGGTGGAA TTCAATCTACAAGTACcggaaaaaaatctcatttgtaGAATTCAACTTCTGCACTCTCACCTAATGCAGCTTGGTTCTGAAAGTAGGAcgcatttaaaaatcaattacaACAACCAGATACCACTAGTAGCTGAATTACACTGGAAACATTTAACTAAAGGTTTTCAGCAGACGAAATGGGAAG CCATCTTTAACATGGATACTCCCTGGGTGTACGTCTATACCTCCCATAAGCTGAGCCAGGTTCGCCGCCACACCCTGCAGCTCACATCAGAGCTGATGGCCAGCAAGTGGCTGAGCATCCGTAACCTTAAAATGAAGGGCTTTTACAGGTGCAGGAACAAAGACAAGGAGGTCAGACTTCTGCTCTACACACCAGCCACCACCTACCTTCAA GTAGGGGTGCAGAGTGCTGTGAGGAAGTGGCCTGTTGAGGCTTCTGTCTCCCTCAGCTCACTGTGGACTCTTCCCCTGAGAGGAAACATCTCTCTGGAAATGTCTAAATTCATCCGCGCTCTGCACATTAGTGCTTCTTACGGCAAGCAAAACATCAGCTTTGCTGCTGCTCTGGACTCTGTTAATAAG AAGTTGAGAAAAAGACAGATGACATTGAGTATGAGCTCATCAAAACCAAGGAGTCCAACCACTGAAGTGGCATTGAAGGTGTCAGTAGAGGAAATAAGGAGGGACCAAAAGATGTATCAGAAGACTGCAGTGCTTCAGCTGAG GCAGCCTTTCCAGTCCTTCCCCCAGGACCTCCTTCTGCAAAACACCTTTACTGCTGACCTCCACAAAGACCACTATATCCTGGAGACTAAAGCTACTTTCAATAATACAGACATTCTCCACACCCTGACTCTGGAATACAAACCCTCAAACCTTTCT ctttgctCTGGACTGTTCCATCCATTCAGTCCAGACATAATTCCATCAAACTCTACAGTCTGCATTGCTATCTCCAGCAACCAG ACCCACAAAGACATAAGTGGAATTTTTCAAGTGAAAAATAAGGAAAGACTGACTTTCTCTGGGGAATTTCAGGAGAAACATTTGCCTTTAAATTATCAAGCGCTTAAAGTTAAAGCAACTTTCACTCAGCAGCTTGAG CTGCAGCTGCCTTCATCTGCTCTAATGGAAGGAGACATGTGTTGGGGCATAAAAGACAATGATGAGTTTGACTATCGAACCAGAGGACGTCTGAGAGTAGAACGACAGGAATGCCAG ctctttgtGCAGATAAATGGGACATCAGATAGAGTTGACCTGCATTCTTCTCTTAGTCATCCCTTCAAGTCAAAGATTCCAAAAGCTCTGCAG GTTAAGGCCTCTGCAGACATTTCTGTACCTGGCAAAATGAACAGCTCAGTTCATATGAGTGTTAATGGAAAAGACAGAGTGATTCTGGACTGCCTCATGTCCCACTCAGTTCTAGAAGGAACCAGAAATGCAGGACTTGAGCTCAACTTCACCCAGAGCGTATTGCCAATGGTCACCAACCTGTTTGCAAACATATCTGCCAATCTGTCACTAGAAAG CATCTTTCTGTGTGGCTCCTTTTCTTATGGACCTAGGACTCTGCTGGCCCAAGTCAAAAGGTCTCTAAAAACATCCAGAAGTCTGAGGCTGTCTCTGTCAGCAGACTTGAGGCACTCCATGCCCAGCCGTAGCATTCTGCCTACCAACCTGGATGGAGCTGTAGGGCAATCTCACTCCTTTACTGAAG GTGTGTCTGTCAGCAGCAGTGCCCTGCTGGAGTGGACCCTTGATGTTGATCGGTTATTAGTCCTGGCAGAATTGCAAGCAGGAcctgaacatttaaaaatacagtttctcAGAACCAGGACAGATCACGTCACCCCTCGATGGCATTTCTCCTTTAAGTTGCTCCAACACGTCAAGGCTCTGCTTCAAAGAGGCTTGATGAGCTCCTTTCAAGCGGACGCACATTTCCAG TTTGCGGCACAGCAGCTGGACACAGGCTTGGTCCTTCTCATGGAAAATGAGAGAACAGCGAACAtcctttttaaagttgaagcaaaaaacaaaacaatcatttgGGTGGTGTCTCTATGGCAACAGATGAAGCTGCTCCAGGGACTCATCCCAACTTCTTCACAG ctgaACTGCTCAGGAGACACCACAGAGAAAAGACTGTCAACTCAATGCTTTGGAAGTGTGGAAGGGCACCATGTGGAG GCTCAGTTCTCCGTCCAGGGAAGCTTGCCTGAGGTTCAGTCCAGAGCTCGGCTGAGTGTTGCCGGACTTGAGGTGCTCACATCTGGACTTAATGTGAGCAGAGCTGAAGGATACCTGGCTGCTCTCCTCTTCTATTCTCCATCGGCTTTCAAtgggacaaaaacacaacataaagtGGGTACAGTCCTCACTTCTCAGTTTGAAG GCCCTTTGAAAAGTGCTTCAATAGATGTAACCAGTCCAGACTGGAGGTTACAGATGACTGGGGACATCGGAGGATGGGGATTACATGCAGGCATTCAGGAAGCCAGATTTACTCTGAGACATTCTGTTCATGGAGAGAATAGCCCCTCCTTGCAG GTGGAGGCATGGGGAAAAGTGACCGAGTCACAAGTAAGGTGCTCCATGGTGGTAAACCCTGAACTAAGCTCCTCACTGGCATTTGTAATCCAGGGACACCGTGTACCTCATAG TCAGGAGCTGGTGATTAAGGTGGTCAACAAAGTCCCCAAAGTCATGGCCTACCTGCCCTGTCGGTTCAGCTTCCGGTCCCAG CTGAACCAGACTCAGTCCAGCACAGAGGCTTTGCTGGAGGTTTCAACAGGCCGGAGGAGGCTGTGGGCTCTGGGGGAGCTGGAGGTCATCAGAGGTGGTTTCAGACAGACTGTAGAGGTGAAACATTCGTGTCCACAG CTGAAGCCACTTCCCAGGACCATCACATTTCAGACGTTGTATAAAACAAAGGACTGGAACTACCATCTTCAGCAAGCAGCTGTGTGGGGAAAACAAGAGTTCAGCTTGTTTGGCTTGTATGCTGCTCCTCCAGAATCCAAGCTGGAGAACCAGACCCTGGAAG tgCATATCAGAGGCCTTTCCCTGTTGACCAACCTGGATGTGAAAATGGAGCGCTCCTTACATGGAAGGTTAGACAGCGTTTTACTGGGCTGGATGAGGCGAGGACAGCTAAAGCAG GTCAGAGCTCTCAGAACCTGGAGTCACTCTGAGGAGAGAAACGAGACCAAGGTGGAGCTCGAACAGCCCTTCTCCCCCGCGCCGGGTCAACTGTCCCTGCAAAGTCTTTCCTGCAGCTCACAGAGAGAACAGCACAGCAGCCACCAG ACCCATCTGTCGTGGGAAGGAGTTGTCCCTCTCAACGTTTCTCTCAGCCTTGATAAACAGTGGGGGGCCgacaccagcagggggcaggtGTGTGCAGGGATGTCAGCACAAAAG ATGTCCACCGTGAAAGGCTGCGTAACTCTAAGCCAGGAGGGAAACTCGTACTCACAGAATGTAGAGCTGAAATGGGACAATAAGAGTGTGATGCAAAGTGCAACGTACCAG aaagACCTGCAGGGCGTCCACAGCCTTCAGGTCCATGTGGATCTGGACAGAGTGCTTCTTGGTTCATGTCCTTCACAAACTTTTACGGTCAAAGTTCAAACTAACCTGGAGGATCATTTGGAGCACACAGTGCTGCTGGGCTGGTGCCCCCCTCAGCCT GTTTTGTCATGGTCGGGATCTCACGGAATAACCTCAGGGGTTGGTCGCCCGTACCAAAGCAGCTTCACCTTCGCCCTTTTCAACTCCTCCAGTGTTTTAGGGGCCGACGTGCCACGGTTCACTGag ATGGGTAATTGGAGCCTCAGGTGGGAGGGCGGTGTTCTGTCTCAGCCTCTTGGGTCAGGCCTCCAGATTCAGGTCGTTCTGGATCACAGAGAGAAGATTTGGCTGAACTGGACTCTTGAGGGGCAGTGTCTTCAGACCTCCGCTGGCTATATGAGTG GTCCAGGCCTCAGCGAGGATCTCACCATATCCATGTGTGTGGAAGCACAACGCAGTTTGATCATAAACGTCAAGACACAAGATGACACATCTGAACCTCTGGGACACTTGTTTCTGGGAGAAGCGGACAGGAAGCTTGTCCTAAGAATGAGTGGCAGTATGGACAGTTTAAGGGCTGCAGAG GAGCGTCTCCATTATGGGAGCTCACACATCCGCCAGAAGCTCAGAGAGCAAATAAAGACATTACAGCATCTCCTTGCTGAATTCAAAACACAG TTCAGAGACAgtgagctgctgcaggagttGAGCTCTAGACCTCTTCAGATTTCCCAGCGTGCCACCGTTCTGCTGGAACAAGGAAGTGGGGGTTTGCTGGCTTTGTGGCACAGAAGCTCCCTACGCCACTCCCTGACTGACACCATCCCCCGCCTCATCAATCTgctgcagcatttctttttgcTGGGACAGCAGGAACTGAAAA GGCCACTGGCAACGCTGGCAGGTGTGTACCATGATGTGAAGGGCCAACGATTGGAGGAGATGTGGAGTGAAGCAGTACTGAGTTGGATTAACAAGATGGAGGATCTCCTGGCAGTTCTGCGGGAAAACCACCAACCGAGAGCATTTTCACCTGCTGGAGTCGCTCTGATCAGAGCTGTGTTGGATGTG GCGGGCCAAAATACCTACAGTTGGATTGAAAACAGGCTTGCCACGGCTCTGTCTGGAGTCAGGAAACAACTCGCTTCTTTGTATAAAGTCTCCCCCAG AGAATGTGCAGTGACTGTTGCCATGCCGATACCACATCTTGCCTCATCCAAGCTGTCTGAGTCGGGGCCTATAAGGATTCTTCTGGAAGAGTGGCTCCTTAGGCCCCTGCAGGCCTTCTCCTCGATGAGACCCACTGCTGTACTTTATCGcctcaaaagaaaaattatggAAAGCCCTTTCATAC accAAGCCCTGCTGGTGGCAAACCAGTTTGTGGTGACTTTTGACGGTCATGTGTTTGAGCTGCCTGGCTCGTGCCTCTTGCTCCTCGCCCAGGATTCCCGccttatccatccatcattcacaCTGCTGATCAGTGCAGATCCAGAGAGTCTTCTCCTTATACACACGAACAACCACACCATCCACATTCACCGCAATGGCCAG GTGAAGGTGGACTGCAGTAAATCCGTGACACGCAGCTTCTACAGTGATGATGGACTGACTGTGATGAGAGGCTCAAACACCATACAGGTGTCCAGTCAGAATGGAGCATCAGTTTCCTGTGATGTGGGCCTTGAAGTGTGCAGCTTCACTCTGGATGGGCGGTTACATG GTGCATCCACTGGTTTGTTTGGAACCAACGATAATGAGGCAGGCAACGATTTTCCATTGCGTAACGGATCACAAGCTAAATCAATGGAGGACTTCTTTCACAGTTGGGAG TTGAGGCCAAAATGTGGCAAAGCTCCAAAGATTTCTGCAGTGCTGACCAGCCCCGTGAGCTGTGACTCTCTGTTCTCTTCTCCATCTTCACCACTGAGTGCCTGTTTTAGAGTG gTGAATCCTGGTCCGTTCTTGCTGGTGTGTGAGTCTGGGTCTTTCGAAGCCCCCTGCAGATTAGCATCTGCTTTTGTTCATCTCTGCAAGCGTAACTACATACCACTGGAGGTCCCATTTCAGTGCA tcaaaacgtga